The genome window AGGAATTTCGTATTGCAAATGGAAGTGATGGAAGTGAGGTGTTTCTGGGGCTAAGGGAGGATGGCACTGAAGTTGCCATCAAGAGAACATCTAAAATCAACTATCAGCTGTTGAAGAATGAGGAAGAGTTTTTACGATGTCCAGAGCTTGATAATAATTCAATTGTGCGATATTTTGACATGGCGGAGGATGAGAATTTCGGCTACCTTGCTCTTCAGCTATGTGAATATACCCTGGAAGAGTATGTCGAAATGGAGTTCCCCAAAGACACTTTCACTTTGTTGAAGAAAGACCTTGTAAATCAGATTCTCACCAGTTTACAAGTGCTTCATAGTCAAACTCCTCATATCCTCCATCGGGATCTCAAACCTCAGAACGTGTTAATAGGTAAGCCCAATATGAAATGAGAAAGCATACCTTTTGATAATGTAATTCATTTTGGTCAACATGTATCATGTACTGTGTTGATATTCACCATTTCCTCCTGAAGATGTTAACAAGAAGGCCAGATTGGCAGATTTTGGCATAAGTAGAAGATTACCCAAAGGACGAACAACTTTGCTTACTAGAAGAGCAGGAACAAAGTGCTGGATGGCCAAGGAGACATTGAATGAAGATGATACCATACCATATAAGAGGAGCACCGATATACAGGTAAGGCTTTTGCAATggcattaaagctgaaatctgtgatttttctCCATTGATAAGTCTTTATTTTATCTATTTGAAATGTGGTGATGATGTGGCAGTTCTGTTAGACAGAATCAATATTACAGAACAATCTTGCGATATAGTATTTTGATGTAGGAGGCAGAAAGCATTCAATATACATGTAGGTAGATGGTTAGTTACCTGCTGGGGATTTTGGCCTGCCGCACCTCCGCCAGTGCCCCGAGACCAGCTACAGGGTCATCAGTGAGACCTACCACACCTCGACATTTCACTCCTTAACCCAGAACATCTCAGCATGGCAGAACAGTGACAAGGACATTTCTCTGCCACCCCCCGCTGCTGGTCCTGGTCTAGTTCGGTGGTTCCCAGTTATAAAAGGGCTGGCTGCGGCAAGGCTAATATACATCACTTTGGGTGGACACTACGAATAATTTACACTGTGAAGTTGTTACAGCCCAGCAGATAGTGTTAATGCAGCGTTTATAGATGCCAGCTACCGTAAAACTAGACAGAAGAAGGCTAATTAACAAGCACGAAACCATAGCCCAGGGTGGCAATTGTGCGTGCGTCTTGGGGAAAATAGAGTGGCGAAAGAGTGGCAGCATCCCGAATTTGAGAAGATCCTCAGCACAAAGCAAGCCCACACCAGTCACTGAAAGGATTGTAGGATTAGAAAGAAGTAGATAATTCTTGCAGAGAAATTGATCAGGTTTTTATTTATTCTCAGGGAGTTGGTAAACTTGCCATTTTTGTGCAGAGAGGCAATTTTGAGAAAATCTATTGAAAGCAGGGGTGTAACGAATCAGCACCGGGCCTTAATGCAAGACGGTCAAAGCGGGCCCTATAGTGATAGGTCGGGTCACCATAacgcgcacctctaaacacagatgaaaacataacggtgacagtgcaccaacacataggcctacataaacattatggtgacagcgcacccaCACGTATGTAATCACCGCACattgacaagtcaaataaatGATAACTAAGCTCTACTCGCATCATAGGCGCACTCCCCTGGCTTTTGTGTTTGTACTCCATGCTGCTTGCTATCAGTTTAGTTAACGTTACTGGTCTAATTCAAACTAGCTGTAAGCTATCGTATAGTCTCGTCACATGATCGAATTGAGACTTGACATTGGACAACAACACCATGCATGCAGTAATCCCCGGCAATCATTGCATATTATGTGTAAAATTATGACAAATATACCAAAATAAGAAGCACTCATTCATTTAATTGAATAGTTTTAGTTTATTTGTCGTATTTCATAGTTTATAGATTGCTACAGATTACTTTATGTAAAAACCATAACGGAGAATACCTTTTTGCGGGTATATATGGCTCGCTCCACGGGCCCATTCACCTCCGTGGGTGGGGCCCAGTACATTGCCTTGGCCATATGCGACCATGCAGGGTGGGCCCCAAATCATTGCGGGCCCCTATACAAGCTGCAtaccctgcatatatggtagttacgCCCCTGATTTAAAGCAATGAATGTTGTTACACAGTAAAAACCTAGAATATACATGCTGCAGTGtcactccccccctttttctccctaattgtatccagccaattaccccactcctccgagccgtcccggttgttgctccacctcctctgccaatccggggagggctgcagactaccacgtgcctcctccgatacacgtggagtcaccagctgcttcttttcacctgacagtgaggagttccaccagggggctgtagcgcgtgggaggattacgctacctagagtactgagcatgcatcaatactTTTACTTGTTCAGTTAATACATGTCATCCTTTCACTATTTTTTAAGGTGGCTGGGATGTTGATATATTACATTTTCTCTGGAGGACATCATCCATTTGGCAAAGGCTTTGAGTGTGAGTACAACATTTATAACGGCAAGTATAAGCTGGAACATGTCCGGGACGTGGTTGCAGTGGATCTTGTTGAGTCCATGATAAATGAAGATCCCAAAAAAAGACCAACGGTGGATCAATGTTTGGCTCATCCCTTTTTCTGGCTCGATGAACGGTAAGGAGAACTTGTCTATTGTCTCTATCCGCTCTTTCTCTACTGACATCTCGATGCCTCTTGATTTCCACGGCCGATTAACAACAGCACCTTAATCAGTTTGGTGTTCAAATTCTACAGTTTTGTGTCCCATTGTTGAGTGTATGTAAATTATGTAAGGTGCCATGCTCTTTCAGGAAAGTCGAATACTTGAGAAGGGTTGGCAATCTGGAAGAGGTGGAGAACTGTCGGAAAACTGACCCGGGACTGATTCGTTCACTGGATCAGTCTGCTGAGGGGGGACTGTTCAATTGTTGGAAAAACAAGGTGACTTAAAACTTAACTGTTTTCGAAGTGCTTCAGTCTGTGCTGTCCTATGGGCTTTCATCATTGTCAATTTGATTTGGCATTCCAGTTCCCACCTGAGCTGGTCAAGAAGTTGGACAGCTATAAGAGGAGCTACCCTGAGAATTCAATGGGACTACTACGCTTCATACGCAACCTCCAGGAGCACCAGTACGTTACACAGACCTTCAACCAAACTGAACCTTAAAATGACACCGATAAGCCACCATTCAataatgtgtatgtgtacatgcagaCAAGAAATGCAGTTGTTATGGGTTATCAGTTTATACCAGTATTTTGAATATTGCGTACATAAGGATATTGGTAATGTGACTACTCTGATAGCTGCGACTAAATGATTCATTGCGTAACCGCAGTATGCTCCACAGAAATTATGTATTTACTGCTTACCTCAATCCTTTAAGCCTGCGCAATGAATTTCTGTCACTTTAAGCAACGGGTAGCTTTATTTTTGGTGTTCGCACATAGTCAGCTGACAACCGCATTCATTTGTAGTATTCATAACAACTGAAAGTAGCTGTGTTTGTTGTCATTCGGGATCTGCGTCTTCCCCTTGAATTGCATCGTTTGCAAAACCGAAAGAAGTCAGAGTAAGATGTTCTCATGTATCAAAAGATTGAGCAAAAGTCCAGGGGTCCTaggcgttcgggtggcgtggcagtctattccgttgcctaccaacacggggattgctggatcGAGTCCCTATGTTACGTCTGGCttgattgggtgtccctacagacacaattggctgtgtctgcaggtgggaagctgtatATATGgggatatgtcctggtcactgcactagcgcctcctctagtcagtcggggcacctgttcgggggggagggggaactggggggaatagtatgattcttccacgcactacatccccctagcgaaattccttactgtcaggtgaaaagaagcagctggcgactccacaagtatcagaggaggcatgtggtagcctgcagccctccccggatcagcagaggggatggagcagcgactatgacagctcagaagagtgtggtaattggccaagtacaattggggagaaaaaggtgtggggggggggatccagggGTCCCTTGGTTTTAAATCTGTTGATTAAGACCTTACCCCAAATTTTAGAAAACAAATTAAGGTGTTTACATGGCCATTTCAACAATCGCAGTATTACAATGACCGGGCAGAGATCGGCATAATCGTGTCCGTGTAAACACACCCAATATTTTCTTTCTATGAAAGATGAGTGGGTGTTCAGTTCCGTTTAACTTGTATTGTTTCTGAAGATTTGAAAAACACCTTCATCATTTAAAAGAGAGCAACCATAACAGAGATTTTAGTAAGAATATTTTAGCACAGCACACGAGATACAGGTGGCATGAAATTTGGCCATCAGTCTCTGTACTGAAAAATCATTCCTGTTGTTATGGAGTCATGGTATCAGAGCTGAGCTTTGCTCCTTATCAAACCACAAGATAATTAGCATGCTACAGTGTTTTTTAGAATAGCCTGTGAATTGAGTGACTATTGTTGGTGAATAATAAGTTTTTTCTCTGTTTCCAGCTTTGAGGATGCAGCCAGTATAGATCTGATGACACTCTTTCCAGATCTCTTCATATGGGTTTACAAATTCGCCAAACAACAAGGGTGGCACTCGAGGCCAGTCCTGATAAAAATGTTTTAGAAAAATGGGAATTCGCCACAAAAACCAGAGAATAGGATGTGCCCCAGTACGTCTGTGCAAGAATCCCAACTTGATGACTTGAGCTGGACTTCAAAAGTTGGATGAGATTCGAATGGGCTGAGACAGATGATGAGGGATTTTAGTGTGATTGTCACTGGTGTACTGATATATAGTTGGAACTTGACAAAGAATTCTGGCCACGGCTAAAGCATTTGTTGACATGCAACTTATTCCTTAAGTACTTGGAAAGAAACGTGGAGAGACAGTGATTCTGTGCAGAACGTGAATGACCTACTCAACTCTTTGCAATCCCTCAgtgctgtacattgtatgtatatatgtatctatatgtGTTTCAATGATCTAAAAATGAATATTTTTAAGAAATCAATTCAGTTCAACTTGCCATTTCTTTCTTTGCCAAAGAAAGAAGTCCAAACTTTTttaaaacatttattttatagtgtttttatgcatgctcaatattccaggtaagaaaatcacagaaagtgattaaactttg of Lampris incognitus isolate fLamInc1 chromosome 20, fLamInc1.hap2, whole genome shotgun sequence contains these proteins:
- the LOC130130585 gene encoding serine/threonine-protein kinase/endoribonuclease IRE1-like; the protein is MDDWNDTYDGCDPNDDYLGDEMAGLDDYADTSPDLNDYDRYEDYDDNGMYDFEGDADDFEEMYSPGSDSYEQLHGNVGSFLTSSNLKFDVSKGILDPKSAQLSSNVRSPPRKWHKISERWQPQLERLANIEESRVVRVGSLIYSKDEEFRIANGSDGSEVFLGLREDGTEVAIKRTSKINYQLLKNEEEFLRCPELDNNSIVRYFDMAEDENFGYLALQLCEYTLEEYVEMEFPKDTFTLLKKDLVNQILTSLQVLHSQTPHILHRDLKPQNVLIDVNKKARLADFGISRRLPKGRTTLLTRRAGTKCWMAKETLNEDDTIPYKRSTDIQVAGMLIYYIFSGGHHPFGKGFECEYNIYNGKYKLEHVRDVVAVDLVESMINEDPKKRPTVDQCLAHPFFWLDERKVEYLRRVGNLEEVENCRKTDPGLIRSLDQSAEGGLFNCWKNKFPPELVKKLDSYKRSYPENSMGLLRFIRNLQEHHFEDAASIDLMTLFPDLFIWVYKFAKQQGWHSRPVLIKMF